A genomic stretch from Anser cygnoides isolate HZ-2024a breed goose chromosome 30, Taihu_goose_T2T_genome, whole genome shotgun sequence includes:
- the LOC136787562 gene encoding olfactory receptor 14C36-like has product MPNISCVSEFLLLAFADTRELQLLHFGLFVGIYLAALLGNGLIPTAVACDHRLHTPMYFFLLNLALLDLGCISTTLPKAMANALWDTRAISYQGCDAQVFFFAFLIGAEFYVLTIMSYDRYVAICKPLHYGSLVGSRACAQMAAAAWGSGFLNAVLHTAATFSLPLCQGNAVDQFFCEIPQILKLSCSGSDYLKEVRLLVVSACLAFGCFVFIVVSYVQILRAVLRMPSEQGRHKAFSTCLPHLAVVSLFLSTAMFAYLKPPSISSPSLDLVVALLYVVVPPAVNPLIYSMRNQELKATLKKLILVVLFTYTAMFAYLKPPSISSPTPDLVVAVLYSVVPPALNPLIYSMRNQDLKEAMKNLFGYMLFLNH; this is encoded by the exons ATGCCCAACATCAGCTgtgtgagcgagttcctcctgctggcattcgcagacacgcgggagctgcagctcctgcactttgggctcttcgtgggcatctacctggctgccctcctgggcaacggcctcatcccCACCGCCGTcgcctgcgaccaccgcctccacacccccatgtacttcttcctcctcaacctcgccctcctcgacctgggctgcatctccaccactctgcccaaagccatggccaatgccctctgggacaccagggccatctcctatcagggGTGTGATGctcaggtctttttctttgcctttttgatTGGAGCAGAATTTTAcgttctcaccatcatgtcctacgaccgctacgttgccatctgcaagcccctgcactacgggagcctcgtgggcagcagagcttgtgcccagatggcagcagctgcctggggcagtggctttctcaatgctgtcctgcacacggccgctaccttttccctgcccctctgccaaggcaatgctgtggaccagttcttctgtgaaatcccccagatcctcaagctctcctgctcaggttCAGACTACCTAAAGGAAGTTAGACTTCTGGTGGTTAGTGCatgtttagcatttggctgttttgttttcattgtggtgtcctatgtgcagatcctcagagccgtgctgaggatgccctctgagcagggccggcacaaagccttttccacgtgcctccctcacctggctgtggtctccctctttctcagcactgccatgtttgcctacctgaagcccccctctatctcctccccatctttggacctggtggtggcactTTTATATGTGGTagtacctccagcagtgaaccccctcatctacagcatgaggaaccaggagctgaaagccacactgaagaaactgattctaGTTGTATTATTTACTTA cactgccatgtttgcctacctgaagcccccctccatctcttccccaacCCCGGACTTGGTGGTGGCtgttctgtactcggtggtgcctccagcactgaacc